The window GCAATCGGCGTACGCATATCCGGGCTGCCCAGCTGAGCCAGTACAGAACCGTCCGCATACTCTACCATGGAGTGAATAATACTTTCCGGATGTACGTGAACCTCAACCCGCTCTGGCGTAATGTTAAATAACCAGCAGGCTTCAATCAGCTCAAGCCCCTTGTTCATCAGGGTTGCTGAATCAACAGAGATCTTCTGCCCCATGGACCAGTTCGGATGAGCACAGGCCTCAGCCGGAGTAACCGAACACAGGGATTCTGCACTGTGCTCCCTGAAAGGCCCACCGGAAGCGGTCAGCAGAATCCGGGTAACTCCGGCCCCATCGGGGTCGCGGACTTTATCTGCAGGCAAACACTGGAAGATTGCATTGTGCTCGGAGTCTATCGGCAGTAATTCAGCACCGGAAGCAGATACAGCATCCATGAAAAGCTTGCCGGACATAACCAGCGCTTCTTTGTTTGCGAGCAGTACACGCTTTCCTGCATGCACGGCAGAAAGGGTAGGCGCCAACCCTGCCGCCCCCACTATAGCCGCGAGAATGGTACATGCTTCCGGAGCCGCAGCTACCTCACACAACCCGGGCTCTCCGCTTAAAACCGAAATATCCGGAAGGTCAGAAAGCAGTTCAGCCAGTTTCCGGGCCGCCAGCTCATCCGCCATTACAGCAACTTTCGGGCGAAACTCACGGCAAAGCGCAGCAAGCTCTTCAGCCCGGGTTGCGGCCGTCAACGCATACACAGAAAATCGACCGGGATGGCGACGAATAACATCCAGAGTAGATAAACCGACGGACCCCGTGGCACCAAGTAACGTAATAGAGCGAGCGGCCATACTCAAAAGTACCCAACCGTTGTCAACCAACCAAGTTGGGTGATAATAAGTGCAAACACCGGAATTGCAGCGGTAAGGCTGTCAATGCGGTCCATAATCCCGCCGTGCCCTGGCAGCAGCCGGCTGCTGTCCTTGATACCCCTGAAGCGTTTGAGCATGCTTTCGAGCAGATCACCAAGCACCGAAACCATTCCGGTCACCAGGCTTGCGGCAACCAGCATCAAGGTTTCAGTAATGCTCGCTGAAGCAAGATTGCTGACAATCAAAGCAAACACACCAACTGCCACCAGACCACCCCAGACACCAGCCCAGGACTTACCAGGGCTGACCCTGGGTGCAAGCTTGGCTTTGCCAAAGGCCCTGCCAGCAAAATAGGCCCCAATATCCGCAACCCAGACAGCACAGAACACGTACAGAATAACCAGAAGATTGTTATCCGTATCGCCAAACTGAAAACTGCCCTCACGGAGATGCTTCAAACCAATCCATGCCGGCACGAGAACCAGCGCGCCCATAAGCGCCCTTGCAGGCACACTGCCCCAACGCTCAGAACCTGCAGGATAACTACGAACCAGCAAAAAGCAGACACCCCACCAAAGAAGAGCAAACCAGAGCACTGCAGAGGCAGGTACATTGGCCAGACCGTACAGAATGACAGCGATTACTGCAGCGTATCCAATTCTTGCCGGCTGCTTCTCAAGCCCGGACATATTGGCCCATTCCCAGGCACCCAGCGTGATAATCGCAGCTGTAAAAAGCGCAAACCCCTGGGGTGGCAGGAAAAAGATGCCACCAATAGCTATAGGAGCGAGGATAAGTGCGGTGATGATTCGGGTTTTTAGCAAAATAGAGGTCGCTTTGGTTCGTTATTGTAGTTACGACGTGGCCGTAATCTGATCATCCGTCTGGCCAAAACGGCGCTGGCGTCCGGCATAGGACTGCAACGCTTTATGCATTTCATCTTGTTTGAAATCCGGCCAGAATACAGGCGAAAAATACAGCTCTGTATAAGCCAGATGCCAAAGCATGAAATTGCTTATCCGTTGCTCGCCTGCCGTACGAATCATGAGATCTGGCAAGGGGAGATCCCCAATGCTCAGGTGCTGCTGAATGAGATCGTCGGTAATATCAGATGGCTGAAGCAACCCCTGCTTTACCTTTTCAGCAACCTGCCTGGTAGCCTGGACAATATCCCAATGGCCACCGTAGTTTGCGGCAATGACGAGCGTCATCCTGGTGTTGTTTCTGGTGAGCTGCTCGGCATTCGCCATAAGCTCTTGCAGCGTCGGAGTAAACGCAGAGCGGTCACCGATAATGCGCAGCCGTATTTCATTACGGTGCAGCTTTTTGACTTCCCGCTCCAGAGCAAAAACAAACAGCTTCATCAAAGCCGAAACTTCATCCTTGGGTCGGCGCCAGTTTTCGCTTGAAAAAGCGAACAGCGTGAGCACCTCCACCCCTTCGCGGGCACAGGTTTCAACAACAGACTTTACCGCATCCACCCCAGCCTTATGCCCTGCCACTCCTTTCAGCCGGCGCGCTTTAGCCCACCGGTTATTACCGTCCATGATAATGGCCACATGCCGGGGCCGGCTATCAGCCGACACCGGAATCTCTGCGGATACTGTTTCCGTCATGAAATCCCCTGTACGGCCTGCAGAAAACTCCTGCCAGCCGCAAGTTTCGCTTGAAAGTGAGCCAAGGCGATCAGACCGCCATCAGATCCTCTTCTTTAGCTTTGAGCATCTTCTCAACTTCGGCGATATAGCGATCTGTCAGCTTCTGGATTTCTTCTTCAGCCCGGCGCTCGTCGTCTTCGCTGATTTCTTTTTCCTTCAGCAGATCCTTCATCATGCCATTTGCATCACGGCGGGCATTGCGAATAGAGACGCGACCGTTCTCTGCATCCGCTTTCGACTGCTTGACCATGAGCTTACGGGTCTCTTCCGTCAGCATAGGCATAGGAATACGGATCAGATCACCGCTGGTTGCCGGATTAAGGCCCAGATCAGCCGTCATGATGGCCTTTTCAATAACCGGCACCAGGTTCTTCTCCCAGGGCGACACTGCTAACGTACGATTATCTTCCACGTTAATGCTGGCGACCTGTTTCAGTGGCGTTTCTTCACCGTAGTAGTTAACCATAACACCGTCCAGAATAGACGGGTGGGCACGGCCAGTACGGATCTTGTTGAACGCCGAGTGCAGAGCTTCAAGGCTCTTTTTCATCTTCGCTTCGGCTTCAGCTTTTATATCGTTAATCACGTAATCATCCTCAATTCGTTCATCAGGGCTTTGTGAGGCCCATTATTCGATCAGTGTACCTTCTTTCTCACCGGTCACGATGCGCGTCAGCGCACCCGCGCGGCTCATATCAAAAACACGCAATGGCATCCCGTGGTCCCGCGCCAGGCATATGGCTGTCAGATCCATCACGCCCAGCTTTTTATCCAGAACCTGATCATAGGTCAGTTTGTCGTACTTTTCTGCTGTCGGGTCAAGGTATGGATCTGCAGAGTAAACACCGTCCACCTTGGTTGCTTTCAATACGGCATCTGCTTCAATCTCGATACCACGCAAGCAGGCTGCGGAATCGGTTGTGAAGAAGGGGTTGCCGGTTCCCGCACAAAATATAACCACGTCACCGTCTTTGAGATCGCGGACTGCACGGCGACGATCATAATGCTCGACAATCCCGCTCATGGGGATAGCGGACATAACGCGGGTGCGGATATTCGAGCGTTCCAGAGCATCGCGCATGGCCAGACCGTTCATCACGGTTGCCAGCATACCCATGTGATCACCGGTGACCCGATCCATACCGGCAGCACTGAGTGAGGCGCCCCGGAACAGATTGCCTCCACCAATAACCAGGCCAACCTGAACACCGATGCCTATCAGTGCACCAATTTCAAGTGCCATGCGATCAAGAACTTTGGGGTCAATACCGAAATCATGCTCACCCATCAGGGCTTCGCCGCTTAGCTTGAGTAGAACACGATTGTATCTTGGCTGGCTTTTCGGTGGCGTCGGCATACTGATTCCCCTTTGCGTCTGTTGACTGCGATCACTCTGCAGGCTTGTATCTGACATCCCCCTTTAAAAAGGGGGATCTCAGATACAAGCCCGCCACGAGAGCCGGAAAAATCCAACTAACGTGGCAGACTCAAGTGGTGCTGCAACTGATCGTTACAGCACCCAGAAAAATCAGGCTTTGCCTGTACCGGCTGCAGCAGCAACCTCAGCAGCAAAGTCTACTTCTTCTCTTTCAATACCGTCACCCACTTCCAGGCGAATAAAGCCAACCAGCTCGCCGCCAGCAGACTTGATCAGTTCACCTACAGTCTGATCCGGGTTTTTGACGAAAGGCTGTTCAACAAGGCTGTGTTCCTTCAGGAACTTCTTGATACGGCCACCCATCATCTTCTCGACGATCTCGGCGGGCTTGCCTGCCATATCGGGCTGAGCCTTGATGACTTCCTTCTCTTTTTCGAGTTCGTCAGCAGGCATATCTTCCGGCCGTGCAACACGCGGATTAACTGCTGCGGCGTGCATAGCAATATCGCGTGCCAGCTCAGAATCGCCTGCAGTCAGAGCAACAACTGCGGCGATTTTATTGGTGCTGTGAACATAGCCACCAACAACCGGGCCTTTGATTTCAACGATACGACGTACAGTGATGTTCTCGCCGATCTTCTGAACCAGCGCTTCACGCTTGGCTTCCAGATCGCCTTCCATCAGCTTGGCAACGTCAGTCTCGCCTTTTTCGAAGGCAACATTCAGAACGTCGTTGGCAAAATTGATGAAGTTGTCATCACGGGCAACAAAGTCTGTCTCGGAGTTTACTTCAACAATGTAAGCTGCAGTGTTGTCATCAGAAATCTTGACCAGTGACACACCTTCAGCGGCCGTACGGCCAGCTTTTTTGGCGGCTTTCAGACCAGAAGACTTACGCAGTTCTTCAATTGCAGCATCTACACTGCCTTCAGATTCAACCAGCGCTTTTTTGCATTCCATCATGCCAAGGCCGGTGCGCTCACGCAGTTCTTTGACCATTGCAGCGGTAATTGCAGCCATGTTCAGTCCTCTTAACTTTTTCAAATTCGGTGGGAGGCGTACCCGGGAACTCTCCCGGGCACTCCTTATTTCTCAAACACTACGCGATGCATTACTCAGCAGCTGGAGCAGTTCCTGCAGCTTCTTCACTGACTTCTACGAATTCGTCAGCGCCTGCGCCACCAGCCTGTGCAGATTCAAGGCAAGTATCAGCTACAGCTTTTACATAAATCTGGATCGCACGGATAGCATCATCGTTGCCCGGAATTACAAAATCTACGCCGTCCGGGTTACTGTTGGTATCGACTACGCCGATAACAGGGATGCCGAGCTTGTTCGCTTCTTTAATAGCGATGCGCTCGTGATCAACGTCGATAACAAACAACGCGTCAGGCAAACCGCCCATATCCTTGATACCGCCAATGGAACGCTCAAGCTTATCCATTTCACGGGTACGCTCAAGAGCTTCTTTCTTGGTCAGCTTGTCGAAAGTACCGTCTTTGCTCTGGGCTTCCAGCTCACGGTAACGACGAATGGACTGACGGATAGTTTTGTAGTTGGTCAGCATGCCACCGAGCCAGCGGTGATTAACGAAAGGCTGGCCAGAACGCTCTGCTTCTTCCTTGATGACCTTGGCTGCGGCGCGCTTGGTGCCAACAAACAGGATCTTGTTCTTGCTCTCTGTCAGTTTCTGAACGAAGTCGAGTGCTTCATTCATGGCAGGAACAGTCTGTTCAAGGTTGATGATGTGAATCTTGTTACGGGCGCCGAAGATGAACTTCGACATTTTCGGGTTCCAGTAACGAGTCTGGTGACCGAAGTGAGCACCTGCTTTGAGCAGGTCACGCATATTTACCTGAGCCATGATAATAACCTTAGTTTAGCTTCGGGTTAGTCCTCCACGCGTCCGATTGCCCCAACCAGGCTCCCTGTGACTATAGAACAGGAGCAGGCACCCTGGGACA is drawn from Marinobacter sp. ANT_B65 and contains these coding sequences:
- the ispC gene encoding 1-deoxy-D-xylulose-5-phosphate reductoisomerase, which codes for MAARSITLLGATGSVGLSTLDVIRRHPGRFSVYALTAATRAEELAALCREFRPKVAVMADELAARKLAELLSDLPDISVLSGEPGLCEVAAAPEACTILAAIVGAAGLAPTLSAVHAGKRVLLANKEALVMSGKLFMDAVSASGAELLPIDSEHNAIFQCLPADKVRDPDGAGVTRILLTASGGPFREHSAESLCSVTPAEACAHPNWSMGQKISVDSATLMNKGLELIEACWLFNITPERVEVHVHPESIIHSMVEYADGSVLAQLGSPDMRTPIANGLAWPERIDAGVAPLDLFSIGRFRFERPDLLRFPCLRLAAEAFETGGTAPAVLNAANEIAVAEFLKGNLAFTDIPVVIEKTLAATPVVPADSFDIIFAKNSEARQRAREQIALLTV
- a CDS encoding phosphatidate cytidylyltransferase, which encodes MLKTRIITALILAPIAIGGIFFLPPQGFALFTAAIITLGAWEWANMSGLEKQPARIGYAAVIAVILYGLANVPASAVLWFALLWWGVCFLLVRSYPAGSERWGSVPARALMGALVLVPAWIGLKHLREGSFQFGDTDNNLLVILYVFCAVWVADIGAYFAGRAFGKAKLAPRVSPGKSWAGVWGGLVAVGVFALIVSNLASASITETLMLVAASLVTGMVSVLGDLLESMLKRFRGIKDSSRLLPGHGGIMDRIDSLTAAIPVFALIITQLGWLTTVGYF
- the uppS gene encoding polyprenyl diphosphate synthase is translated as MTETVSAEIPVSADSRPRHVAIIMDGNNRWAKARRLKGVAGHKAGVDAVKSVVETCAREGVEVLTLFAFSSENWRRPKDEVSALMKLFVFALEREVKKLHRNEIRLRIIGDRSAFTPTLQELMANAEQLTRNNTRMTLVIAANYGGHWDIVQATRQVAEKVKQGLLQPSDITDDLIQQHLSIGDLPLPDLMIRTAGEQRISNFMLWHLAYTELYFSPVFWPDFKQDEMHKALQSYAGRQRRFGQTDDQITATS
- the frr gene encoding ribosome recycling factor produces the protein MINDIKAEAEAKMKKSLEALHSAFNKIRTGRAHPSILDGVMVNYYGEETPLKQVASINVEDNRTLAVSPWEKNLVPVIEKAIMTADLGLNPATSGDLIRIPMPMLTEETRKLMVKQSKADAENGRVSIRNARRDANGMMKDLLKEKEISEDDERRAEEEIQKLTDRYIAEVEKMLKAKEEDLMAV
- the pyrH gene encoding UMP kinase, with the protein product MPTPPKSQPRYNRVLLKLSGEALMGEHDFGIDPKVLDRMALEIGALIGIGVQVGLVIGGGNLFRGASLSAAGMDRVTGDHMGMLATVMNGLAMRDALERSNIRTRVMSAIPMSGIVEHYDRRRAVRDLKDGDVVIFCAGTGNPFFTTDSAACLRGIEIEADAVLKATKVDGVYSADPYLDPTAEKYDKLTYDQVLDKKLGVMDLTAICLARDHGMPLRVFDMSRAGALTRIVTGEKEGTLIE
- the tsf gene encoding translation elongation factor Ts, producing the protein MAAITAAMVKELRERTGLGMMECKKALVESEGSVDAAIEELRKSSGLKAAKKAGRTAAEGVSLVKISDDNTAAYIVEVNSETDFVARDDNFINFANDVLNVAFEKGETDVAKLMEGDLEAKREALVQKIGENITVRRIVEIKGPVVGGYVHSTNKIAAVVALTAGDSELARDIAMHAAAVNPRVARPEDMPADELEKEKEVIKAQPDMAGKPAEIVEKMMGGRIKKFLKEHSLVEQPFVKNPDQTVGELIKSAGGELVGFIRLEVGDGIEREEVDFAAEVAAAAGTGKA
- the rpsB gene encoding 30S ribosomal protein S2 produces the protein MAQVNMRDLLKAGAHFGHQTRYWNPKMSKFIFGARNKIHIINLEQTVPAMNEALDFVQKLTESKNKILFVGTKRAAAKVIKEEAERSGQPFVNHRWLGGMLTNYKTIRQSIRRYRELEAQSKDGTFDKLTKKEALERTREMDKLERSIGGIKDMGGLPDALFVIDVDHERIAIKEANKLGIPVIGVVDTNSNPDGVDFVIPGNDDAIRAIQIYVKAVADTCLESAQAGGAGADEFVEVSEEAAGTAPAAE